The DNA window AGCGGTAATAGCCCAGCGTTAAATTGGTACCGGTCTCAGGGATATCTTTAATGTACTGGGTGCGCCAGCTATAGCCGGAATCGCTGTCGCCGTCATCAAAGTGGGTATCCGCCCGACCGATATCCATCGACAGAGCGCCCAACTCTCCCAGCGTTCCGCCGATTCCCACCGTCAGCGCCTGGTAATCCTCAGACCCCGTTACGCCGCCGTATAGCGTAAAGGTGTTGCTCAGGCCGTAAATCGCCGTCGTTTCAATAAACTCCGGCTCTTTGCTGTCCTCAGAACTTGCCGCCCGAAAGCGCCCGGCAGTGATACTATATTTGAGATGCCCCGGGCGCTGCATCATCGGCAGTGAGGAAAATGGCTGCACGAAGTGGCGCGTGGTGCCGTCGGCCTCTTCAATCGTGACGTCTAAATCACCGCTAAATGATGAAGGATAGAGATCGTTAATCTCAAATGCGCCTGCGGGTACGGTGCTCTGGTAAATGGTGTAGCCGTTCTGGCGCACCGTGACGATGGCGCTGGAGTTGGCGATCCCGCGGATCGTTGGCGCAAAGCCGCGCTGGCTATTGGGCAGCATGTTGTCGTCGGAATAGAGTCGTGCGCCGGTAAACTGGTAGCTGGAAAACACGCTGCCGTCGGTTGCGCTTTCGCCCATCACCAGCTGTGACTTCAGGCTTTTGATATCCCGCTGCATCCAGGTATTGATGCTATCCCACTGCGAAGTATCGCTATTGTGTGTCCAGGTGGAATAGTTACGCAGTCGCCATGGACCAAGGTTAGCGCCGTTCTGCATATTGAGATACTGGCGTTTGTTACGATCGCCGCCGTCATAGCGGTTGTCTGAACCGGTAAAGTTATAGTTAGTGAACAGTACCGGCACCCCATTATCCCAGCGGGAGGGGTCAACATAGCCCCTGGCATCGCGGTAAAGCATAATTTGCGGCACGCTCATATTCAGCTTGCCGTGGTTGATATCCAGCTCGCTGCTGCTATTCGGTACCGTTTGCGCGAGGTTCTTGACGATTGCGGTATCGTCCAGGTTAGCTAACGTTGGGACTTCATCGACTTTAAAGCCCAGCTCACGCAGTTGTCCCACGGTAAATTGGGGGGCAAGCTGATGGTTTTCTCCGGCGACAAAAGGGATTTTGCGCTGTGCTAGTTTCTTATTATTAATAACTATATCAACAATATACTCTCCGGGAAGCTGAGCGTTGTCCTGAGAGAAGGTTGATAGATCTACCGCCTGCTGGCCGCTTTTGCTGGTTTCCAGCAGCGAAGGGTCGAAATAAAAGTCATCCGCCTGCGCGGAATGACATACCAGGCTGCTGCCAGCAAGCATAATCGGCAAAGCACACTTGACCCTGTAAGAAAGGCGCTTAAGCGCCAGAAAATCTTTTTTCCCTGTCGTGTTGCTCTGCATTCCCTGATTGCCCGTATCCGTTATTTATTGTTATTTACGTCATGCCAGCATAAGTATTATTGCAATACCTGAGTTTCTTTTGCCGTGGTGCCGCCGTAATCATTGATTGCGGCCCACTGAATAGAATTACCTGATGCGGCGGGTAGCGGAATTTGTTTGTGCTCGCCGGGAGCGATATAGTCAACTTTATCGGTCAAATCTGTTTTACCCAACGCGATACCAGCAAAAACAACGTAATAGGCCGATGGATTATAGACATCTAATGCATTATTCGTACGCTTATATTGTATAGATTTCCAGGCATCCTGTGCGTCACCTTTCAGATGTGCCGGGCGATAAAAGAGTTTAATTCTGGTTTTAAATACCAATGTTAAAGCATTGGTTTTACCTGCTTCGCTTTTAGATTGTGCTGGAATTGCCCGTACGTTAACGTAAAACAACGACTCTTTATCTTCCGGTAAATTACCATCTGTTTTAATAATGCGCAGTGAGGAGTCATCTCCGGCATTCAGGCGAAACAGCGGCGGGGTCATTATAAACGGCCCGCGAACCGTCCCTTGTGGATTATCAATCCACGATTGCAGTAAGTAGGGCATTTTGCTGCTGTGGTTGGCAACGGGTAGGGCCGCCTCTTTTTTACTGGCGTTGTAAATCACCCGCGTGGTTTGCAGAACGATCCCTCCGGCCAGGCTTTGGCTGGCCCATCCTCCAAGTAACAATGCCAATGCTGCCAGGGTTTTTACTTTCATTCTGCTACTCCGATAAAAAGGTTTACCCACCGCCAGGTGGGTAAAAGTACAACGAGAGAATTAACGATAATCGATGGTGACGTCGACGGAAGCGTTAGCTTCCCCGGCAGTAATCGCCGATGCTTCTGCGGTAGAGACGTAGTAAGCCTGAAGGTTCACATCTGTTGTTTCGCCTGTAATGTCAAAATAGACCGGGGTGTCGTTCAGTTTATTCAGCGCTAACTGGGTACCGTCCGAGGCGCGGTCGATGCGAATACCGACACCGGTTGCCGGCGTGCCTAAGGCCGTCACCGCAACCAGATCGTTATCAGTACCGGTAGTACCGCTGCTACGCGTTTCCAGCCATAGCTGGAAGGATGCGCTGGTGGTACCGTCAAGGTGTTTCCAGGCTTCGGTCGGACAGTTGGTCAATGGAATGGTGAACTGTGTTGTTGGTGACTTGTCTCCTACGTTTTTAAACTGAGTATTAGAATAATGGCCCAACTCAACGTTCACCGTATCGCCGTTAGCGAACTCACAGGTATTCGTTGTTATTTCACCAGTGAATTCAATGGTTCCATCGCTCGCCCAGGCGCTTCCTGCAGATATTGCCAGTAAACCAACTGCAACAGATTTTGCAATTATGTTCATTTTTAACCTCATCCATGTATTATTTTTGATAATCGTTTTTATAGTGATTTAATTTTTTAAATCGCCATAACTAATATTATATGCTTGTTTTTATGACTGAATGAACTTGTGAGGTCTTTTTTAGGATTGTATTTATAGCGAACAGACGTAAAGTTAATTATTCTTAATTTACACTTAAATAAATTGCATTGAAATTGTCGTAGTGAATTTATTAGTGCTTAATCATTTTGTAAAAATATTTTTATAAATCTAATTTTGTTATTTATAATATAATCAAGTGACAAAAAGGCAGATGTTCTAATATCTGCCTCTTTTCTTATACGATTTGTAATTCAATTGGCATGTTTTTTAACTCAGAGAGATATTCACTGCTAATACCATCATCGGTAATGACGCAGTTGATCTTCTCCATCGGCAGGACCTGATTAAATCCGCGACGGTTAAATTTGCTGGCATCCAGCACGGCAACCACCTTATGGGCAGCCGCGGCCATAACGCCGCTGATGGAGTAGCCTTCATTAAAGGTGGTGATGCCGTTGGTGGTGTCGATACCGTCAGCACCGACAAACATCAGGTCGGCGCTAATACCCTTTAGCGAGCGTTCGGCGATAGTCCCGTGCATGGAGTGGGTTTTATGGCGAACGGTGCCGCCGCAAACCACCAGGGTAATATCTTTGTTTTCCGATAACGTAAAGGCCGCAGGCAGACTGTTGGTAATCACCGTGATATTGGTCATACGTACCAGTTCCTCGGCAATCAGCAGGGTGGTGCTGCCGCTATCAAGGATCACCGTCATCCCTTCGCTAATCATCGTCGCTGCGGCCTGAGCAATCCGTTTTTTAGGGTCACTGGCCAGCTGATAGCGGTCCTCAAGTACAACTTCCTGACTATCCCCTTCGGTCAAATTGCTGCCTGGCCTGGCTGCGCCGCCGTGAAAGCGGGTGAGTAAACCCTTCTCTTCCAGCAAGCGTAGATCGGCCCGGATGGTGACTTCGGAGATACCAAAGAGATTCGAAAGGTCCAGCACCAATACGCTGCCCTGCGCATTGACCATTTCGACGATTTTATTCCTTCGCTCAAATGAGTTCATATTAATTTGCCTGATAATTAACTGATCTTAGTGTAATCGAAGGGTAACGAAACTTGAACGATAATTTTCGAAAGGTTGTGTGAGCCAGCTCTGATTGCTGGCTCAGACGGTCAGGAGAGTTTAAGCAGGATTTTTCCCTGCATCGGCGCGCCGTTGAGCGCCTGGACTTCGCGGGCAAAGCTTTCTGCATCGCCGATGTGGGCGATGAGTGGAGCAAGCTGAATACGTTTTTCCGTCAGCAGGCGCACTGCCGTTTGCCACTCTTCCCCAGGCCACGGGCCGGAGTAGTTCATCCAACTGCCGACGATAGTCAGCTCTTTACGTAAAATCTGACCAAAGGTGGCGGAAGGCAGGGTCAAATCATGGTGCAGCGTGCCGACCAGCGCCAGCTGCGCGCGCGGCCCGGCGACGTCAATGCCCAGCGCCACGGTTTGTGGCGTACCCGCAGTTTCAAGCACCAACTGGTCGAACTGAATCTCTTCCAGCGCTGCCTGAATCTCTTTACCGCTCATCTCTCTGCTATTGAAGACGCGGGTTGCGCCGAGCGTTTTTGCCAGTTCCAGTTTCTGCGGATTGATATCAATTGCCGTAATGCTTTTGGCGCCCAGTTCGCGGGCGCACTGCAGCGCCAGCAGGCCGATGGTGCCTGCGCCAATAATAATGACGTTTTTCCCTTTGCATCCCTGTGCCAGATGGAAGGCGTGCAGGCCAACGGTGATTGGCTCGATAAACGCCCCGTCGTCAATCGGCATCTGATCCGGCAGGCGGAACAGGTTGGCACGTTTGACGACGACGTATTGCGCATTCCCGCCTTCGCTACGCGAACCGACGAACTGATACTGTTTGCACAGCGAGAAATATTCACGCTGGCACTGTGGGCAGTGAAAGCAGGGGAGCAGGGGCACGCAGGCTACCGCATCGCCCGGCTGCAGGTCGGTCACCGCGGAGCCATAGGATTCAACATAGCCGCTGAACTCGTGGCCCAGCGTGATGGGGTAGTAGTGTGCGCCTTTGGCGAAGATGCGCGGAATATCAGAACCGCACAATCCGGAGCTGACAACTTTTACCAGGACATCGTTTTCCGTTTGCAGAGTCGGTATTGGGCGTTCTTCAACGCACACTGTCCCCTCAGCATGGATTACCACTGATTGCATAAAATTCTCCAGAAATGTCCGGGGGAGCGAGTGCTCCCCCTGAGATTAAGAAACGGTTGGGCTTTGTTGCGCCGTGGCAGCTTTCTCTGCGGCTGCAAAGTTGCGCGCTCGGCGCCACGTCAGCAGCACGCCGGCAACATAGATGACGCCGATAACCGCAAAACCGACCACGTTTTGCCAGGTGAAGAGCTGGATGAGCAGCCAGGTAATCGGCGAGCCGCCCTGGTCCATGGAGGCCACCAGACCACCCGCTTTCAGAGCCCCGGCGTTAGCCGCTAGCTGGGTATGCAGGCCGATGGTCTGCGTCGCTATCCATAGCGTGATCCCCATCAGGATGATTCCGGAAATTAGCGTACGGAACAGGTTACCCTGATGCACCGCAACCGCCATTGCCACGAAGAAACCGATGGTAGCGAGGTCACCGAACGGCAGGACCTGGTTGCCCGGCACCACGACCGCGATAAGAATACTCAGTGGGATAAAGATCAGGCTGGCAGAGACGACCGAGGTATGGCCAAGCAGCAGCGCCGGGTCGAGACCAATCAGGAAGTCCTGACCGCCGAATTTTGCCTGCAGACGTTTACGCGCCTGTTTAGCAATCGGGTTCAGGCCGTCCATGATCGGTTTGATGACGCGCGGCATCAACAGCATCACCGCACCGGTTTTCACCGCCAGTTGCAGAATGCCTTTCAGGTCGTAGCCTGCCAGTGCGCCAATGACCAGACCCATCACGAAGCCAACGGTGACCGGTTCACCGAACGGGCCGAAGCGTTTCTGAATATCGTCAGCGCTGAAGTGAATGCGGTTCAGACCGGGAATTTTTTCGATAATCGTATCGACCAGCACCGCGATCGGCCCTAAATATGCCGAGCTACCGTGCGGAATGGCGATACCGTCGAGACCGAAAAAGTCGCGAGTATCCTTCGCAAACCAGTCGCCGAGCTTGTAGACGAAAGCCGCATGCACGACCACGCCAAGAATACCAATCCAGTAAGAGCCGGTGGCAATGTGCAGCATCGCGCCGGTAAAGGTCATGTGCCAGATGTTCCAGATATCGACGTTCACCACGCGAGTCATCCGGGTCACCAGCATGAAGATGTTGACCGCGATAGCGATGGGGATCGCCACCAGCGCGATTTGCGATGCCCAGGTCATCGGTGACGACCCCGGCCAACCAATATCAATCACGTGCAGGTTAATCTGGAAATGCTCAGCCATCGCTTTCGCGGCCGGGCCGATAGAGTCGAGCATCAGGCCGATGACCAGGCCGATGCCGACGAACCCAATCCCGATATGCAGGCCTGATTTAAAGCAATCCCCGAGCTTCATCCCCAACAGTTTGGAGAAGATAATGATCACAATCGGCAGCATCACCGTCGGACCAAGATCGAGGATATAACGCATGATTTCGCTAAACATGGACGTTACTCCGCAAGGATGTTCAGGATTTTTTGCTGCAGTTCTTCAATGCCTACGCCGGAAATGAACGGCATGCCGTGAACAACCGGAATGTCGCCGAAAGTTCTGTCGACCCGGGCAGTCGTGCAAATCAGGTGCGCACCGTCCATATAGGTTTCGATTTCATTGACGCGACACTGCACCAGGTCCAGCTCAATGTTGTGGTCTGCACACAGGTCTTTGATCTCTTCTGCGGCCATGGTAGAGGTGGCGACAGCGCCGCCACAGGCTACGATTACTTTACGTTTCATAGGGTACCCCTTTTATTATCAGTCTGTTATATAGCCTGAGCGCTGGGCTCTGACTCAAGGATAGAGTGCCGAAACAGCTCGGGCAGCTGCTCTTCTGAGGCAGCCAGTAATGCTTCAAGCGTGGTCGGATTCTGTAGCTCACTAAATAACCGACGCAGCAGCTTTAGCTGTGCAGTCGGATTTTCAACAATCAGCGCGATGATTAACGAAACGTTGATATCTCCGTCGTCATCAGCACGCTGAAAAGGGACCGGATTGTCCGGACGAATCAGATAGATAGCTGGAGACTTTGCATGCACCGCCTCACAGTGAGGGATCGCGACCGCATGCTGCTCCAGCGCAATGCCGGTTGGGAAAGTCGCTTCTCGTTCGAGCAGCGCCAGTGGATAGCTATCATGCACGACGCCGCGCGCCAGCATCTCTTTGCCAATGTGCTCCAGCGCCTGCTGGCTGGAACTAAAATGAATGCCGGTACGAACAAACAATTGACTCATAAATCCTCTTTACTTCAGGCGATTTCAGATGAACAGCCGTAACGGTAAGCACGCAGCACATCCTGAATCTTGTCGAGGATGAGGTCGTGCGGCACGGCGGCGAGTTCGTTTAACGACAGTCGTTCAAACTGTACAGGCATATACTGGCTGATAAGGCCCAGCGGCAGCTTAGTTTCGGTCAGGTTTGCAATTAACTTTTCTACACTCTGACGAATACGCGGGTGCGGCCAGTAGTAGCGAATGCGGTCGGACAGGCTGAAGTGGATATCCACCATTGCCTGGCTCCAGGTTGGGCGATAGTACTTCTTCCAGTAACCCGGTTCGTTAAGCATGACTTCGTCAATCACTTCCATCACCCGGCTGCGGGATTCCGGAGCCACCAGCTCATTTTCCATTTGCGCGAGAGCGAAAATGGCTTCGCGCAGCGCGAAGGTGAGCGCCGGGCCGACTTTCAGTATGGCGTAGTGGTCGCGGACCAGCGCACGATAAGCCTGGCGGGACTGGTAGTCAGTCGAGTGCGCTTCGTAGACCATTGGCGTGCCTTCAATCCATGCGGACAGCGCTTTAGCGGCTTCCGGCTGATAATGGATAATTTGCGTATGGTCGAACTCAACGCCAGGCTGCACCACGATAGCAATGACGCGCTCCAGCGCAGCATCCAGCCCCAGTTTGCGGAAGGCGGCTTCGTGCGTTTCCAGCGTTGCCGCCGCATCCTGCGCACGGGTCACGTGGACGCTGCCGATGGTGCTGGCTTCGCCGCCCGGTACCGGGACTTCAGTGCCAATCACGTAGGTCAGGTGGCGCTTCAGCTCATCGCTTGCCGTCTCTTCTGCGGCCTGGCACAGGCGGGCGGCGCGTTCAGCGACGATGGCCGGGTCCAGCGGCACCGGGTCGTCAGCGCAGGACATCGAAGCATCGAGATGGATTTTGCTGAAGCCGGCGGCGACGTAAGCCTTAATCAGGTCGACAGATTTTTCCATTGCTTCGGCAGCGGGTTCGCCCTGCCAGCAGTTTGGGCCAAGGTGGTCGCCGCCGAGGATGATGCGTTCTGACGGAAAACCAACGTCCTGGGCGATTTTATTCACGAAATCGCGGAAGTCCGCAGGTTGCATCCCGGTGTAGCCGCCAAACTGGTTCACCTGGTTGGATGTCGCTTCGATAAGGACCTTATTGTTGGTATGCAGATCGAAACGCAATGCCGCTTCGATAACCAACGGATGCGCGGAACAAACTGAACAGATGCCGATGTGTTCGCCAGCTTTGTGGCGGGAAATAATATCTTTCATTTCAATCCTCCGTTTTCTTTCGAATATATTCGTTATGTTTTGTTTTGCTCGCAAATCACTTTGTTTTGATTTGTGATCCACCTCGAAAAAAAGAAAGATAAAACGTAACATTTCGAAAGTTACAGATAAAAAAACGCTCTGGCGATGACGGC is part of the Klebsiella huaxiensis genome and encodes:
- a CDS encoding fimbrial biogenesis chaperone is translated as MKVKTLAALALLLGGWASQSLAGGIVLQTTRVIYNASKKEAALPVANHSSKMPYLLQSWIDNPQGTVRGPFIMTPPLFRLNAGDDSSLRIIKTDGNLPEDKESLFYVNVRAIPAQSKSEAGKTNALTLVFKTRIKLFYRPAHLKGDAQDAWKSIQYKRTNNALDVYNPSAYYVVFAGIALGKTDLTDKVDYIAPGEHKQIPLPAASGNSIQWAAINDYGGTTAKETQVLQ
- the gatZ gene encoding tagatose-bisphosphate aldolase subunit GatZ, whose protein sequence is MKDIISRHKAGEHIGICSVCSAHPLVIEAALRFDLHTNNKVLIEATSNQVNQFGGYTGMQPADFRDFVNKIAQDVGFPSERIILGGDHLGPNCWQGEPAAEAMEKSVDLIKAYVAAGFSKIHLDASMSCADDPVPLDPAIVAERAARLCQAAEETASDELKRHLTYVIGTEVPVPGGEASTIGSVHVTRAQDAAATLETHEAAFRKLGLDAALERVIAIVVQPGVEFDHTQIIHYQPEAAKALSAWIEGTPMVYEAHSTDYQSRQAYRALVRDHYAILKVGPALTFALREAIFALAQMENELVAPESRSRVMEVIDEVMLNEPGYWKKYYRPTWSQAMVDIHFSLSDRIRYYWPHPRIRQSVEKLIANLTETKLPLGLISQYMPVQFERLSLNELAAVPHDLILDKIQDVLRAYRYGCSSEIA
- a CDS encoding DeoR/GlpR family DNA-binding transcription regulator encodes the protein MNSFERRNKIVEMVNAQGSVLVLDLSNLFGISEVTIRADLRLLEEKGLLTRFHGGAARPGSNLTEGDSQEVVLEDRYQLASDPKKRIAQAAATMISEGMTVILDSGSTTLLIAEELVRMTNITVITNSLPAAFTLSENKDITLVVCGGTVRHKTHSMHGTIAERSLKGISADLMFVGADGIDTTNGITTFNEGYSISGVMAAAAHKVVAVLDASKFNRRGFNQVLPMEKINCVITDDGISSEYLSELKNMPIELQIV
- a CDS encoding galactitol-specific PTS transporter subunit IIC; protein product: MFSEIMRYILDLGPTVMLPIVIIIFSKLLGMKLGDCFKSGLHIGIGFVGIGLVIGLMLDSIGPAAKAMAEHFQINLHVIDIGWPGSSPMTWASQIALVAIPIAIAVNIFMLVTRMTRVVNVDIWNIWHMTFTGAMLHIATGSYWIGILGVVVHAAFVYKLGDWFAKDTRDFFGLDGIAIPHGSSAYLGPIAVLVDTIIEKIPGLNRIHFSADDIQKRFGPFGEPVTVGFVMGLVIGALAGYDLKGILQLAVKTGAVMLLMPRVIKPIMDGLNPIAKQARKRLQAKFGGQDFLIGLDPALLLGHTSVVSASLIFIPLSILIAVVVPGNQVLPFGDLATIGFFVAMAVAVHQGNLFRTLISGIILMGITLWIATQTIGLHTQLAANAGALKAGGLVASMDQGGSPITWLLIQLFTWQNVVGFAVIGVIYVAGVLLTWRRARNFAAAEKAATAQQSPTVS
- the gatB gene encoding PTS galactitol transporter subunit IIB; the encoded protein is MKRKVIVACGGAVATSTMAAEEIKDLCADHNIELDLVQCRVNEIETYMDGAHLICTTARVDRTFGDIPVVHGMPFISGVGIEELQQKILNILAE
- a CDS encoding fimbria/pilus outer membrane usher protein — encoded protein: MQSNTTGKKDFLALKRLSYRVKCALPIMLAGSSLVCHSAQADDFYFDPSLLETSKSGQQAVDLSTFSQDNAQLPGEYIVDIVINNKKLAQRKIPFVAGENHQLAPQFTVGQLRELGFKVDEVPTLANLDDTAIVKNLAQTVPNSSSELDINHGKLNMSVPQIMLYRDARGYVDPSRWDNGVPVLFTNYNFTGSDNRYDGGDRNKRQYLNMQNGANLGPWRLRNYSTWTHNSDTSQWDSINTWMQRDIKSLKSQLVMGESATDGSVFSSYQFTGARLYSDDNMLPNSQRGFAPTIRGIANSSAIVTVRQNGYTIYQSTVPAGAFEINDLYPSSFSGDLDVTIEEADGTTRHFVQPFSSLPMMQRPGHLKYSITAGRFRAASSEDSKEPEFIETTAIYGLSNTFTLYGGVTGSEDYQALTVGIGGTLGELGALSMDIGRADTHFDDGDSDSGYSWRTQYIKDIPETGTNLTLGYYRYTSSGYFTFSDANQQDIDADDRQNSEIQFSINQNLFTGVSFYASGSQQEYWDKGQKDKNLSIGLNGNLWGVSYNVSGQFTDYADRDSDRSLSISLSVPLDRWLPHATANWRITSQKDQSTQHEVGINGSLLEDRRLSYTLKQRQSENNDNNGSSLYGSYRSAHGTFNAGYDYSSDNRQMSYGLSGGIVAHSHGVTLSQPLGNAFALIDADGASGIRVKNYPGIATDYFGYAVIPYLTSYQENRIYLDTTMMPDDVDVTQTMKLVVPNQGAAVTAQFSARVGQRVLLALTDKNGKPLPFGAMARSENQQQQSIVDEGGVLYLTGVNEQPQTWSVRWGNEENQRCRFTFNLPANGQRVASVIRATTPCR
- a CDS encoding fimbrial protein, which produces MNIIAKSVAVGLLAISAGSAWASDGTIEFTGEITTNTCEFANGDTVNVELGHYSNTQFKNVGDKSPTTQFTIPLTNCPTEAWKHLDGTTSASFQLWLETRSSGTTGTDNDLVAVTALGTPATGVGIRIDRASDGTQLALNKLNDTPVYFDITGETTDVNLQAYYVSTAEASAITAGEANASVDVTIDYR
- the gatA gene encoding PTS galactitol transporter subunit IIA; the protein is MSQLFVRTGIHFSSSQQALEHIGKEMLARGVVHDSYPLALLEREATFPTGIALEQHAVAIPHCEAVHAKSPAIYLIRPDNPVPFQRADDDGDINVSLIIALIVENPTAQLKLLRRLFSELQNPTTLEALLAASEEQLPELFRHSILESEPSAQAI
- the gatD gene encoding galactitol-1-phosphate 5-dehydrogenase produces the protein MQSVVIHAEGTVCVEERPIPTLQTENDVLVKVVSSGLCGSDIPRIFAKGAHYYPITLGHEFSGYVESYGSAVTDLQPGDAVACVPLLPCFHCPQCQREYFSLCKQYQFVGSRSEGGNAQYVVVKRANLFRLPDQMPIDDGAFIEPITVGLHAFHLAQGCKGKNVIIIGAGTIGLLALQCARELGAKSITAIDINPQKLELAKTLGATRVFNSREMSGKEIQAALEEIQFDQLVLETAGTPQTVALGIDVAGPRAQLALVGTLHHDLTLPSATFGQILRKELTIVGSWMNYSGPWPGEEWQTAVRLLTEKRIQLAPLIAHIGDAESFAREVQALNGAPMQGKILLKLS